GCAAGCCGATCATTTCCAATTACGCTCGGTCCGTCTTTAATCGTTTTCCTGAGATTCGAATTATCCCGACCCTGACTCACACGCCCGAGATGTTGGATGAAGATTTCCCACATGACGAGTATTTCCGAGCCAATCAGTCGTTGATCAATATCATGGACGACAAGACCAGCTACTCCGTTGTCAGTTCCATGATGGAGAAGGTTGGCCTACCGTCCGCCCCTACTCGGAACTCAGGAATCCTCGTTGCGGCCCTTGATTCGGTCGAACTTGTTCGCGAACTCGTCCAAAGGCAATCAGTTTCAGCTGATGTAGTAAGCCTCAAAGAAGTTCAGGCGAGGCCTGAGATCGCACAAAACTATGGTTACTTCGCCTGCATGCGAAGCGATACACAGTATGAGCGCGAATATTTGGCGTCGCGTGTGAACGCCTTCAAGTACACTGATTCCGATTTTGTAAGCCAAGACTGCGGCTATGAGGACGGCACTTTCGTACCTGGCCGTTTCCATGAATTCACCGCCGTAGCGCACGACGCTGGAAAGACTGTCGTCGCGACTGATTTTGACGGGCTGACACAAATTATACAGGATCCTCACAGTCCGATAGTTGGAAAGGGCTACCTTGCAGACCCGTTTGGCATCGGCTATACCACCTTCGTTCGCTCGCGCGAAGAAGCCTATCTGGCTCCCTCACCCAAACTGACCGTTATCATTCCGGTGCATAACAATGGTAAGTTCCTTGAGACGAAGTGTATTCCTAGCTTGCAGCGCAACGCCGTCTGGTCTCAAATGGAAATCTTGCTTGTCGATGATCATTCGACGGAAGCAGAGACCATCCGTATCCTAGAACAGTTGAAACATCGCTATCCCAATATCCGCCTTCATCGGTTTTATGACGGAGGAAGTGGCAGCGCAGCGCGACCCCGGAACTGGGGGATCGATCACGCTAGCGCGCCTTTGGTAGCTTTCCTTGACCCGGACAACGAGATTTCTACCCATGGCTACGACCATCTCGTCGATGAATTTGATCGGTTGTTCGAGATCGGTACTCCCGTAGACTTCGTGAGCGGATACCAAGCTAAGATCGGCTCTAGTCCCGGATTCACCGGGAAACACAGCTCCGGTGAAACCGTGATCGTTAAAGACAGCGTTGATCGTTTCTTTAAAGCTGGCAAGTTTCCAGTCGTGTCAACACAGGCGGCAGTCATACGCCGCGAATTCCTAGAGTCTTCGGGCCTCAAGTTTGTGGAGCAAAGCGCTGGTCAGGATACTCTTTTTGGGTGGGAATTGCTTGCTCGTACAAACTGCGGAGCCTTTGTCGATACCGCGCACCTCATCTACTACGCGGAGCGAGATGGATCCGTCACGAACACCTTGAATCCCCGCTACTTCGAAAAGTCTGAGATCCTGGAAATACGTCAAGCGGAGGTTCTTCGCGAACTCGGTCTTTACGAGCTTTACAAGGAACACCAGCTTGACAACTTCGTTAGGAACTGGTACCTTCCGCGGCTCGACCGTGTTGATGTTGCAGAACGCGGGGCGGCCCGGGAAATTCTAGCGCGCATTACCAACATTTACGGTGAACCACTTTCCAAGTTTGAATGATTTACTAAACGTACGAAGTGAGTTAGCGCGGCAAGGAGCGCACTGGGCAGCTCCGCTCCGGCCTGGCTGTAGCGCGCATGTTAGTGAGAGAAGCAGCCCGATGAACGTCAGCAATACTCTGCTTAGCAGAACGCAGGTCAGCAGCTTTTTGGGGTGGCGGCCATTTTCGGCTCACAAATCCATCACTAGAAGCCAACTTTCAAGGATACGCGAGTAACCATCGACTAAAAGTAAGGTGCAAACAACGTGCCCTCAGCAGAATCCGCTCCCCAAGAACCAGTACCCGTGCAGCTAATGCTTGTAGCAGACGAAAATCTCGGCAAACTTAATATTCGTCCTTCCCTGTCCGCATACCTTGCTGAGATTATCCATTGGCGTCATTTTGTAGTTGCCGACGCGCGAAGCCGCGCATTTAAAGGCAACCAGGAAATGTTCCTCGGCAACCTATGGCTGGTTCTCACCCCATTATTGCAGTCCGCTACCTATGGACTAGTCTTCGGACTTCTTCTCCGCACGAGCCGTGGAATCGACAACTTTGTAGGTTACTTGGTTATTGGGGTCATATTCTTTGGTTTTGTATCGCGGGGAATTAACGCCGGTAGCGGGCTTATTCAAAGTTCTCGGAGTATGATTCGGTCTTTTACGTTTCCGCGCGCTACCCTAGTTTTCGGCGTTTTGCTTCGTCAGTTCCTCGACAACCTGGTACCGGCGATGGTTGCTATCGCCGTCGCGCTAGTATTTCAATGGGGCGAACAAATATCGTGGTCCATAGCCATCGTTCCGCTACTCTACGTTCTATTGCACGTATTTTCTTGCGGCTTAGCACTCGTTTTTGCACGACTTACCGCTTTTATCCCCGACCTTAGGTCGTTGATGAACTTTGGTACACGCGTGCTTTTCTACGTATCTGGTGTATTCTTTTCTATAGAGAGGTTTGCCACCGAACCTATTCTGCAGTATGTCATGACTATGAATCCGATTTATCAGTTTCTTGAGGCTATCCGGGAAGCAGTGTTATACGGCAGTTTTCCGGAAGCCTCTTCGTTTGTCAGCCTAGTCCTTTGGTCTGTCGGTTCATTCTGTCTAGGACTTCTGTTCTTCTGGCAGTCGGAGGCCCGCTATGTCCGTGTCTGAGGAAGCGACCGTGGTTGTCAGACGGGTATTTAAAAACTACGAAGTTCCTAACCTAAAGGGCCGTAATCCTTTTCGTAAGGATCGATCTTCGACTGTTTCGGCATTGAAAGGGGTTTCCCTTGTCGCAAATAGGGGGGATTCAATTGGCGTTTTGGGAAGGAACGGTTCTGGAAAATCTACCCTCTTACGCCTGATAGCCGGCGGAGAATCATCCTCTTCTGGGGATATTTTCGTTACGTCGAATCCGACCTTGTTGAGCGTATCTGCTGCCCTACAGCCCTCTTTGACTGGTGTCGAGAACATACATTTGGGTCTATTGGCCCAAGGTCTATCACCTAGTGAAGCGAGAGGTCTTGAGAACGAGATCATTCGTTTTTCTGGTATCGGCGATGCGGTCCACCGCCCGATGAATACCTACTCGTCAGGAATGGGGGCGCGGTTGAAGTTCGCGATCTCCACTTCCGTTCGAAGGGAGATTCTTTTGGTTGACGAAGCTCTTTCGACTGGCGATGCTGCATTTGGGGAAAAAGCTCGGAAACGGATGTTTTCTTTCCTCGATGACGCGGGGACTATCTTTCTTGTTTCCCATCAGGCCTCAACGATCCAAAAAATTTGTAACAGAGTGATTTGGTTACACGAGGGCGAGATCATAGCCGACGGGGACCCGATCTTTGTTTCGAAGATGTATCGTTCCTGGTCAAGCTGGCTATCCCAAGAGGAGGATGAGAAGGCGGAGGCGATCATAGCTAAGATGCGCAGCAAGTATGTCACCCCTCATATTGTCTTCACCTCTGAGGCCGAAGAAGTTCTCAACTTTTCCAGTTGACTGCGTAGATTGATAGGTGGCGTCTCCGGCTTCATCTGGCGGTAATCGGGCTCTTCACGATTTAGAGTGCGTTGATCCTGGCCTGCAGCTGCCCAGAGTGAATCAGGGACCGCAAGATGTAGTGGTCGAGGTTCCGGAAACCCAGGGCGATGCCGCGTAGGTGCTCGAGCCGGCCGTTGATCGCCTCGACCGGACCGTTGGACGCCCCGATATCGAAGTACGCCAGGACATCCTCACGCCGACGCCACAATGTCCGACCCAGTTGCGCGAGCTCTTCCAGCCCCTTCGGTAGGCCTGAATATTCGCTTCACTGGGGTCCACCGGTCGCGTGTCCGGGGGCCGGCAGGCTGAGGACGGGTTCGTAGGCCTCGGGGCCACTCGTGGTGCGCTCGGGGGCCACCACGCTTACGCTCCTCCCGCCGTGTGTATAGGGCACACGGCGGAAGGAGCAAGCCAATGGTACGAAAGATCAGAGCGAAGCTGATACTCCAGCTACGCTCCGAGGGCCTGTCAGGACGCACGATCGCCGCGTCACAGGGTATGTCCCGAAAAAGCATCACCGCTGTGCTGGAAGCAGCCGACACCGCGGGTGTGAGCTGGGATGATGTCGCCGAGCGTCCCGAGGACGAGGTCTATGACCTGCTGTTCCCGGGCCGGGGACAGCACCACAGCATCTTCGCCCAGCCGGACTGGGAGAACGTCCACCGGGAACTCGCCCGGGTCGGCGTGACCCTGAAGCTGCTGCACGGCGAGTACACCGATGAATGCGTCGCCACCGGAGCCCCGGCGATGGGCTACGACCGGTTCTGCCGGACCTACCAGCGCCACGTCCTGGTCACGGGAGCAGCGTCGCGGGTGGGACACAAGGCCGCCCAGAGCGTCGAAGTCGACTGGTCCGGGCCGACGATGACACTTCTCGACCCTGTCAGCGGCGCCCCGAGGCCGGTGTACCTGTTCGTCGGGTGCCTGCCCTTCAGCCGCTACTCGTTCGTCTACCCCAGCCTGGACATGACGCAGGAGTCCTGGCTGCGGGCCCATGTCGCAATGTTCACCGCCTTCGGCGGATCGGTACCGCGGATCGTGCCCGACAACCTCAAAACCGGAGTGATCACACATCCCCGCGACGGTGAGATCGTCCTCAACGACGCCTACCGTGAGATGGCCGCACACTACTCGGCCGCCGTACTACCGGGCAGGGTGCGCAAAGCGAAGGACAAACCGAGCGTGGAAAATACTGTCTGGCATGTCGCGATGCGGGTCATCGCGCAGCTACGTGACCAGCAGTTCACGTCGCTTCCGGAGCTGACGGCCGCGGTCACCGACCAGGTCGCGGCCTACAACGCCGAGCCTTTCCAGAAGCGGGACGGCTCCCGGGCCAGTGTCTTCACCACCGAGGAACACCCCCTGCTGACCGGGCTTCCGCAGGTCGCCTATGAGATCAGCCGGTGGGTCTACGGCCGGAGGGTCGGGCGCAACGGGCACGTGGTGTGGGAGAAGAATTTCTACTCGGTGCCAGTCACCCATATCGGTACGGGTGTGGATCTGCGGATCACCGACCGGGTGCTGCAGGTCTACTCCGGCCAGCAAAGGGTGAGCAGCCATGTGCTGCTTCCCGAGGGATCAGCCAATCAGTACCGCACCAACGACGCTGATCTACCCGCCGGGGAGCGCTACCAGCCGTGGGACGCCCCGCGCGTGCGGGAGTGGGCAGGCCGGGTGGGTCCGTCCGCGACGGTGGTGGTCAACCGGATCTTCGAATCGGTGGCCGTCGACGAGCAGGGCCTGAATGCCGCCCTGGCGGTGTTGCGGTTGACGCGGCGGTATTCCGCCGAGCGGGTCGAGGACGCCTGCAGGCTGGCGCTGGCCGGGCATGTCGGGCCCGACCCCCGGAAAGTAGACACGGGGGATGTGATCAGGAAGCAGATCTCAGCGTAACAGGACATTGCTCCTCAAACACTGCTGGAGCGAGATACCCGCACCAGGAATGCCGACGCGTGGTGTTGTAGCGGGTACACCAGCGGAAAACAACTCGCCGGCACTGCAACTGATTGGCAAACGTCTTTGCGTCCTGGAGGACCTCACGCTTCAACGCGGCGTTGAAGGACTCCGCCAGGGCGTTATCAGCGCTGCTGCCGATCGCGCCCATCGACTGCCGGATCCCCAGCTGCGTACACGTGTCCTGGAACGCATGGGAAGTGTAGACACTGCCATGGTCCGAGTGAAAAATTGCGTCGTCGAGACTTCCGCGCTGGCCCTTGGCCATCACCAGGGCGTCCTGGACCAGGGAAGAACGCATGTGATCGGCAATCGCGAAGCCGACCAGCCG
Above is a window of Corynebacterium suedekumii DNA encoding:
- a CDS encoding ABC transporter permease; translation: MPSAESAPQEPVPVQLMLVADENLGKLNIRPSLSAYLAEIIHWRHFVVADARSRAFKGNQEMFLGNLWLVLTPLLQSATYGLVFGLLLRTSRGIDNFVGYLVIGVIFFGFVSRGINAGSGLIQSSRSMIRSFTFPRATLVFGVLLRQFLDNLVPAMVAIAVALVFQWGEQISWSIAIVPLLYVLLHVFSCGLALVFARLTAFIPDLRSLMNFGTRVLFYVSGVFFSIERFATEPILQYVMTMNPIYQFLEAIREAVLYGSFPEASSFVSLVLWSVGSFCLGLLFFWQSEARYVRV
- a CDS encoding ABC transporter ATP-binding protein: MSEEATVVVRRVFKNYEVPNLKGRNPFRKDRSSTVSALKGVSLVANRGDSIGVLGRNGSGKSTLLRLIAGGESSSSGDIFVTSNPTLLSVSAALQPSLTGVENIHLGLLAQGLSPSEARGLENEIIRFSGIGDAVHRPMNTYSSGMGARLKFAISTSVRREILLVDEALSTGDAAFGEKARKRMFSFLDDAGTIFLVSHQASTIQKICNRVIWLHEGEIIADGDPIFVSKMYRSWSSWLSQEEDEKAEAIIAKMRSKYVTPHIVFTSEAEEVLNFSS
- a CDS encoding glycosyltransferase, which translates into the protein MQNFSIIGATGSMINGHYWSAGQGVKVSFNNDFKTVLKNVTKEPQYVTLGARTSDSKELGADRGHVTPPSTIILLDSKVTTHEGSAPQLYVLEYNLNRRRHGQQVIKTSHPAEVYLGSDTAHIVLAIRLAPQSQVILESLSAHLTLSESNQGKDTKVRYVARAEAVANAAIEKLATNAKKTINKIVDAVDTATKAGKLSVSQDKNIEKAAEVSEHRAKTSLKILASVASSLPETNGSRHFSPVPCTAAIITDEYMFNFYKDAFERVVYLSPENYTAVLAENDVDVIIYVTCWKGLNNEEWKGLKFREAPKNALADILSWAKNNSVPTVFQSIEDPSNFEYFLPIASGFDTIFTSDVNVINDYKIALNNGSVFYGEYGANPLLNNPVGAFRHDFSAAFFAGSYPSRYPERCADMEVIFDSITDSNASLTILDRNYDIEGFDFPDQYAPYILPAIKHDLLQKVHKLYRYSLNFNSIKNSPTMCAMRVYELQAQGKPIISNYARSVFNRFPEIRIIPTLTHTPEMLDEDFPHDEYFRANQSLINIMDDKTSYSVVSSMMEKVGLPSAPTRNSGILVAALDSVELVRELVQRQSVSADVVSLKEVQARPEIAQNYGYFACMRSDTQYEREYLASRVNAFKYTDSDFVSQDCGYEDGTFVPGRFHEFTAVAHDAGKTVVATDFDGLTQIIQDPHSPIVGKGYLADPFGIGYTTFVRSREEAYLAPSPKLTVIIPVHNNGKFLETKCIPSLQRNAVWSQMEILLVDDHSTEAETIRILEQLKHRYPNIRLHRFYDGGSGSAARPRNWGIDHASAPLVAFLDPDNEISTHGYDHLVDEFDRLFEIGTPVDFVSGYQAKIGSSPGFTGKHSSGETVIVKDSVDRFFKAGKFPVVSTQAAVIRREFLESSGLKFVEQSAGQDTLFGWELLARTNCGAFVDTAHLIYYAERDGSVTNTLNPRYFEKSEILEIRQAEVLRELGLYELYKEHQLDNFVRNWYLPRLDRVDVAERGAAREILARITNIYGEPLSKFE